The Dokdonella sp. nucleotide sequence GTAGTCGTTGACTTGGCTGTCGATGAACTCGAAGGCCTCGCGACTCTCGCGCTCCTTGGCGGCCTTGCTTTCGGCGATGAACTGTTCGGCAAAGTGTTGCGTAACTTCGTAGGTACGGTGCGGTTCGGAATCACGGTAGGTGATCTGCACCAGTTCAGGTCGTGGGCTGGTGACCGTCGTGCGGTCGCGGATCTGTTCCATCAACCGGTCCTGCTCGAGGGCACTCGGGTGGGTTTCCTGCCAGCCGCCGTGCTCCAGCACGCTCCCGAGGACCTTGCGACTGAACACGACCTGGCGAGCGATGCCCGCGTGGTCGGTCACGCTGGTCGGCACGGCACGGCCTTCGAGCAGCGGCTGGATGATGTCACTGCCTTGGGCGAGGATCGTCGTCGATGCCACATAGGTGCGCGGCCAGACGATGCCGATGACGAGGCCTGCGAGGGCAATCACGGCGAACAGGATCGACATCGTCACGCCATAGCGCCGCATCTCACGGACAAAAACCGGCAGCAACTCCGTGACCGGTGCAATCTCGTTGTTCATTGCCGGGACGACCTCGTGTCGTTCTCGTTCGACGCGTTCAGAACGAACGCTCGGGGACGGTGATGACATCCCCCGGCTGGACTTCGTAGTTCGTGCCGAGGTCGCCCTTGTGCAGGATGCGGTCGAGGCGCACGGCGAAGGCCTTGGTCGACGCACCGCTCTTGCGATAGAGCTCGGTGCGGTCGGAGGCGGCAAATTCGTTGGTGCCGCCAGCGGCGAGCACGGCGTCGAGCACGGTCATGCCCTGTCGGTAAGGTACCGAGATTGGTGTGCGCACCGCCCCGGTCACGCGTACGCGTGAGAGGTATTCGTGGCTGCGCAACTGGTCGACGATGACCGTGACCTGTGGGTTGCGCACGTAGGTTTCGAGCCGCGTACGGATCTCGGCCGCGACTTCCTCCGGAGTCTTGCCCCCGGCCTCGACGTCGCCGACGAGAGGTACCGAGATCTTGCCGTCCGGACGCACAGGGACGGTCACGTTCAGGTCGGGGTTTTGCCAGACCGCGACCCGAATGCTGTCGTCGACACCGATCCGGTAGGCCTCGACCGCCTGGGCCTGAAGGTTGACGGCCGGCGCATCACCAGGCCGGGGCCCGCTGGCGCAGCCCGTGAGCAGCAGGAACAAGCCGCCGATGAGCGGCAACCACGGCGCCTTCATGCCCAACCCTCCCCAGATCGTCTAATAATGTGAAACATATCACATTTTCCAGAGGTCCCGGACCAGCCTCGACAGTCCGCGATCCCGGAAACTCCTGACTTTGCCGATCATGGCCGAAGCTACCCGTACGAAATCAAGCTCTTGCTGGAGCGGCTCCAGCCGCGAACGGGTTGGATCAGACCAGGAACGCTCGGTTCGACAATGGCGCCATGACATCGCAAGGTCCGCAGCGTTGTGCGCTGACTTGAGAGATGGCCAGTCTGCCCTCGTCGTCACGCCTTGATCCGCACTCGCACAGGGCCGTGGCGCTGTTGTGGAACAGATCAGAGCATCTCTAGGCGCCGTAGTAGTGGCGATACCAGGTGACGAAGTTTGCCACACCGGTCTCCACGCTGGTCGACGGCGCGTAGCCGGTGTCGCGGGCCAGTTCCTCGACGTCGGCGCAGGTGTCCGGCACGTCACCGGGCTGCATCGGCAGCAGGATCTTCTCGGCCTTGCGCCCGAGGCATTCTTCGATCACCTCGATGTAGCGCGCCAGTTCGATCGGCTGGTGGTTGCCGATGTTGTAGACGCGATACGGCGCCGATGACGAACCGGGGTTCGGCTCGAGCGCGTCGAAGGCCGGGTCGGGCGCCGGCACGCGGTCGAGCGTGCGGATCACGCCCTCGACGATGTCGTCGATATAGGTGAAATCGCGCGTGTGCCGACCGTGGTTGAACACCTCGATCGGTTCGCCGGCGAGGATCTTTCGCGTGAACAGGAACAGGGCCATGTCGGGGCGGCCCCACGGTCCGTAGACCGTGAAGAAGCGCAGGCCGGTGGTCGGCAACCCGAACAGGTGGCTGTAGGTGTGTGCCATCAGCTCGTTGGCCTTCTTGGTCGCGGCGTACAGGCTGACCGGATGGTCGACCGCGTCACGCACCGAGAACGGCAGCTTGCGGTTGGCGCCGTAGACCGAACTCGACGAGGCATACACCAGATGCTCGACGCCGCCGTGGCGACAGGCCTCGAGGATGTTGGTGAAACCGACGAGGTTGCTGTCGATGTAGGCCTGTGGATTCTGCAGCGAATAGCGCACGCCGGCCTGGGCGGCGAGGTTGACCACGCGCTGCGGGCGGAAGTCGGCAAACGCCGCATTCATCGCATCGCGGTCCTCGAGCGAGGCACGCACGCAGCGGAAGCCTGCATGCGGCGTCAATCGCGCGAGGCGCGCCTCCTTCAGCGTCGGGTCGTAGTAGTCGTTGAGGTTGTCGTAGCCGAGCACCTCGTCGCCGCGCGCGAGCAGGCGTGCGCTGAGGGCCGAACCGATGAAACCGGCGGCGCCGGTGACGAGGATGCGCATGGGGTTGAAGCCGTGATTGGTGATTCGTGATGGGTGATTCGGAGAAGCGGCGGTTCGAGGTGGTGCATGTTAGCGGAAGCAGTTGGCCCGTCCGCACGAACAAGGGGCGCCGGTTTGCTATCGTCGTGGGCCACTTCAAGTTTCGAGAGAAGCATGCGTGCTGGTTCTTGATCTTGGCGCTTGGGGGGCGTCGCAAGAATCACGACCTTTCACAGCCGATCATCCACCGCCTCGCGCGGCAGCACGTTCTTGACGTCGAACAGAACGCAGCCGGGTTTGCCGAGCGCGCGGATGCGGGCCACGCCCATCTCGACGAACTGGCGGTGGGCGACGGCGAGCACGATCGCGTCGTACTTGCCGTTCTCCAGCGCCGGCACGAGCGCGAGCCCGTATTCGTGCTCGGCCTCGGCGGCATTGACCCACGGGTCGTGCACGTCGACGTTGGCGTGATAGCTCCTGAACTCGTCGACGACGTCGGTCACGCGCGTGTTGCGCAGGTCCGGGCAGTTTTCCTTGAAGGCCAGGCCGAGCACGAGGATGTTGGCGCCGGCGGCGTGGATGCGCCGCTGGGTCATCAGCTTGACCACGCGCTGGGCGACATGGCTGCCCATGCCGTCGTTGATGCGCCGTCCCGACAGGATCACCTCGGGGTGGTAGCCGATCTGCTGCGCCTTGTGGGTCAGGTAATACGGATCGACGCCGATGCAATGCCCGCCGACCAGGCCCGGGCGAAACGGCAGGAAGTTCCACTTGGTGCCGGCCGCGGCCAGCACTTCGCCGGTATCGATGCCGAGGCGGTGGAAGATCAGGGCGAGTTCGTTGACCAGGGCGATGTTGAGGTCGCGCTGGGTGTTCTCGATGACCTTGGCCGCTTCGGCGACGCGGATGCTCGAGGCCTTGTGCGTGCCGGCGGTGATCACGCGCCGGTACAGCGCGTCGACGAACTCGGCAGCCTCGGGCGTCGAACCCGAGGTCACCTTGAGGATCGTCTCGAGGCGGTGCTGCTTGTCGCCCGGATTGATGCGTTCGGGGCTGTAGCCGACGAAGAAGTCCTCGTTGCAGCGCAGGCCCGACTCGCGCTCGATGATCGGCACGCAGACTTCCTCGGTCGCGCCGGGGTAGACGGTCGACTCGAAGATGGCGACGCCACCGGGGCGGATCGCGCGACCGACCGTGCGGCTGGCGGACTCGAGTGGACGCAGGTCGGGGCGCTTGGCATCGTCGATCGGCGTCGGCACGGTGACGATGAAGACATTGCAGTCGTCCAATGCGGCGGGATCGGCGCTGAAGGTGAGCATCGGTGCGTCGCGCAGCTCCTCGGGCGAGACTTCGAGGGTGTGGTCGCGGTGCGCCGTCAGCTCGGCGATGCGTGCGGTATTGATGTCGAAGCCGAGAGTCGGCAGGACGCGACCGAAACCGACCGCGAGCGGCAGGCCGACATAGCCGAGGCCGATCACGCAGACCTTCGTATGCTCCGGGCGGGGCAGTGCAGCACTGGGCATCGATGACTCCCTGCGAGTGAGCGCGCGAGTCTAGCAGGCCACCGGAGGTCGGATCCCCGCGTCCGACGGGCGGATCCGGCTGTCGGATGCGCCCGCCGGCGGTCCGTCGAGGTGCGTCCGGCGGACCTGCGTCACGTTCGCGGTCGCTCCAAACGAGACCTGCGTCGGATATTCGGCAGCTCCAGAAAGTTTCACGTAAGCCTGTGATCCCATTCAAGAAGTTTCCATCAAGCCAAGGTCATGATTGCGCCCCCTGATGGAGTGCATGTCGTGATTCGCCTGTTCTTGCTGCTCGTTGTACTGTCTGTTTCCGCACCGGCTGCCGCCGTCGAAGCCTTCCTTGCCGGTCCGGTTCCTTCGGGGAGCCTCGAGGTGAAACTCGTGCCGACCGAAGCGGCGACACCCGGCACGTTGCGTCTAGTCACCTTCGGTGTGCCATTTCCGCGCGGATCGATCACCGCGGCCGGTCTCGCCACGCTGCGTGTCATGAAGGACGGCAGCGAGATTCCGGCCCACGTGCGCGAACTGACACCCTGGCGTCATCGCCTGAACCCTGCGCTGGACGGTACCTCCGTACGTGTCGCCCGCGTGCAGATCCGCTACAGCTTCGCCGGTACCGCGCCCGAGACCGTCACGGTCAGCTGGGGTGGTGCGCCGCGCCAGAACGACGTGCCGAGCCTCGAACCGGTGCGCAATGGCTGGCATACCGCCAGCAGTGGCAGTTTCATCGCCGCCGACAACGTGCAGGAACCGGACGTCCTGGCCGTCCTGCCGGCATCATGGTTGAGCCTTGGCGCCTTGCGCGGTTCGCGCAACCTGCCATTCGATGCCAGCAACACCGAGGGACGTGACAATCCGGCGACAAACGCTGCGATTCAGCATTGGTCCGGTCACACCGAGGCCGATCGAGCGATGAAGAACAACTTCTACGCGTCGATCAACCAGGACGATGCGCGTGTCACCGCGGCCAACCAGTGCAGGTACAAGACAGAGTACGAGCCCTGGTTGTACGACCGCGCCTCGACGATGTTCGCGCTGTATGTGCGCAGTGGTTTCGCCGGCGCGCTGCGCGAGGCTGTACGCGCTTCGGATTTCTATACCGACCATGTCAACACAAGCGGTCATTTCGACATGCGCAACGGCGACACCAAGTACGTGTATGCCGAGAATCTGGCCTATCGATACTGGCTGACCGGCGACGACAGCGCGCTCGATCGCCTCGCTGCGATCGTCTCGGCGCACGACGGCTTCAACGAGGCGTGGACGCCTTCGATGGGTTTTTGGACTGAACGCCACGTCGCGTACAAGTTGCTGGCCAATCAGGTCGCTTACGAACTGCTGGGTGGCAACCATGCTGCACGCGTCGGCACGATCGTCTCGCGGCTTGTCAGCCACCAGAATGGTGCCAACGGACAGATCCCGCAGCCCGCGGGCTACGTCGATGGTGGTCTATACCACTTCGGGTCGCAGCACGATGGTGACTGGGCCAGTGGATCGCTCGGCGCGTCTAGCTGGATGAGCGTGTTGATCGTTGACGCCATGCTGCGAGCCTATTCCACGTCGGAGGATCCGGCGATCGCGGACTTCGTGCGGCGCATGGGCAATTTTCTGCGCGCCTCGACCGTCCTGACAGCTGCGCACACCTACAGCAACCATGCCGGTGCACTCGCCTTGCCGCGCTATGCGATGCTTTGGAACGGCAGCAACGGCCAGATCAACGACGCCGATGTGGAGCACTCCCTCGATGTCGCCACTGGTCTTGCCTGGGCGCACTATTTCGCAGAATTGCTCGGACAGCACGACCCGCGTCTGGCCGAGACTGCCGAGGATCTCTATTTCACCTACGACGAGGGGGTGAACTTCTGGATCCGCCCGAATGGTCCGGCCAGCGGCCTGCCGGCCTACCGTACCTCGCCATGGCGCAAGTTCAGTTGGGAACATCGTGTCTCGGGTGGCATGGGTTGGGCCATGCAGGCCACGATCACGGTCGATCCGGTGTTCGCGAACGGCTTCGATTGAACGCGATCGGCCGCGTGGGCTCGGGGCTGTGACGAGCGACGGGATCATGAGCGTTGCGGGTGCCGGAGTCTTGCCGGATTTGGCAACGAGCGCACATGCATGCATCGCCCCTGGACACCCCAAATGGGGCGATGTGCCCAAATCAGCCCCGCGTATGCTTACTTCCCGGGTCTCCGCCAGCCTGGAACGGTGGCCTGGCGCACGCGCGCGATGGTGAGCTCGCCATCCGGCGCATTCCTGGTGACCACCGAACCGGCGCCGATGGTCGCGCCGCTGCCGATGCTGACCGGGGCAACGAGCGAGGTGTTCGAGCCGATGAAGGCGTTCTCGCCGATCACGGTACGGAACTTGTTCACGCCGTCGTAGTTGCAGGTGATGGTGCCGGCACCGATGTTGGCGCCGGCGCCGACTTCGGCGTCGCCGACGTAACTCAAATGATTGGCCTTGGCGCCGCTGGCGAAGGTGGCGTTCTTGGTTTCGACGAAGTTGCCGATGCGCGTGCCGGCGGCGAGTTCGCTGCCAGGACGCAGGCGCGCGAATGGGCCGATCACGCAGGGGCCGTGGGTGGTCACGCCTTCGAGGTCACAGTGGCCGCGCACGACGGTACCGGCGGCGAGGCGCGAATGCGCGATCCGGCAGAACGGCCCGATCGAGACCTCGTCACCGAGCATCACCTCACCTTCGAGGATGACATCGACGTCGATCTCCACGTCGCGTCCGGTCGTGACCTTGCCACGCAGGTCGAAGCGCACCGGGTCGGCGAAGCGCACGCCTGCCGCAGCCAGGGCGGTTGCTTGCAGGCGCTGGTAGAGGCGTTCGAGTGCGGCAAGTTGCCAGGGGTCGTTGGCGCCGAACACTTCCTGAGCATTCATGCACAGGCTTGCCTCGGCGGGTTCGCCTTCGTCGTTGGCCTGGGCGTAGATGTCGGTCAGGTAGTACTCGTGCTGGGCGTTGTCGTCGGACAGGTTGTTGATCCACACGCGCAGGCGGCGTGCATCGGCGGCGAGGATGCCGCTGTTGACCCAGGTGATGGCGCGCTGCTCGGCGGTGCAGTCCTTCTCCTCGACGATCGCGCGCACACGGCCGATGCCGTCGCGGATCACGCGACCGTAACCGTACGGTGTTTCGAGCTGGGTAACCAGCGCGCTCAGCGGAGAGCGGATGGCCAGCAGGTTGGCCAGCGTCTCCGCGCCGATCAGCGGCACGTCGCCGTACAGCACGAGCACGCGTGCATCTTCGGGGATGGCTGCCATGGCCAGGCGCACCGCATGGCCGGTGCCGCGCTGTTCGGATTGCAGCACCCAGGAAAGGTCGGGATCGGCGAACGTGGCACGCACCTGGTCGCCGCCATGCCCATAGACGATGTGGATCGCCGCCGGTTGCAGGCCGCGTGCGGTGGCCAGCACGTGGCCGAGCATTGGCCGGCCGGCGAGCGGCATCAGCACCTTCGGTCGCGCGGACTTCATGCGCTTGCCCTCGCCGGCGGCGAGGATGATGACGTGCAGCGGCACGGCGGACATGGGCGTTCTCCCCCGGATCAGGCGGGAAACCTTAGCGGAAATCCTCGGGGTGGAGAACACGCTGGATTGGCCAGCATGACGCAAGGCCGCGCGTGGCCGGCAGACGGTTCGGTAGGGTGGCCGGAAAGCACGACGCCGGCTCGTGGCCGGCGTCGTGGTGAAGCCCGTGGAGTGGGATCAGTGCTTGAGGTTGCGGCGCAGGCGTTCGAGCGCCTGCAGCTGCGCGGTGGCCTCGGCCAGGCGGGCCTGGGCCTCGGCGACTTCGAGCGCCTCGGAGCGGTTGGCGAGCGCGCGCTCGGCGTCGTCCTTGGCCTTGCGCGCCTGCGCCTCGTCGAGGTCGGCGGCGCGCACCACGGTATCGGCGAGCACGGTCACGACCTGCGGCTGCACCTCGAGGATGCCGCCGGAAACGTAGAAGAACTGCTCCTCGCCGTTGCCGAGGATGACGCGCACCTGGCCCGGCTTGAGGCGCGTGATCAGCGGGGCGTGGCGCGGCGCGATGCCGAGCTCGCCCATTTCGCCGGTGGCGACGACCATCTGGGCGTCGCCGTGGAAGATCTCGGCTTCGGCGCTGACGATGTCGCAGCGGATTGTGCTCATGGGTCTCTCTCGCTATCGCTCGTTCGATGGGAATGGGAAATCGGGAGTGGTCAGAGCGCGTTTCGTCGGCTTGCCGCTTCCGGCGATTCCCTGTCCCCGGTTCCAGGAAGGCAGCCGTCAGGCCGCCTTCTTGACGCCCATGTCCTCGGCCTTCTTGAAGGCCTCGTCGATGCCGCCGACCATGTAGAACGCCTGTTCGGGCAGGTGGTCGCATTCGCCGTCGCAGATCATCTTGAAGCCGCGGATGGTTTCCTTCAGCGACACGTACTTGCCGGGCGCGCCTGTGAACACCTGGGCGACCGTGAACGGCTGCGAGAAAAAGCGCTCGATCTTGCGCGCGCGCGAGACGGTGAGCTTGTCGTCTTCCGAAAGCTCATCCATGCCGAGGATCGCGATGATGTCCTTGAGCTCCTTGTAACGCTGCAGCATGCCCTGCACGCGGCGCGCGGTCTCGTAGTGCTCGGTGCCGATCACCAGCGGGTCGAGCTGACGGCTGGTCGAGGCCAGCGGGTCCACGGCCGGGTAGATGCCGAGCGAGGCGATGTCGCGCGATAGCGCCACGGTCGAGTCGAGGTGGGCGAAGGTGGTCGCCGGCGACGGGTCGGTGTAGTCGTCGGCGGGCACGTACACGGCCTGGATCGAGGTGATCGAGCCGGTCTTGGTCGAGGTGATGCGCTCCTGCAGCACGCCCATTTCCTCGGCCAGGGTCGGCTGGTAACCGACCGCCGAAGGCATGCGGCCGAGCAGCGCCGAGACCTCGGTGCCGGCCAGGGTGTAGCGGTAGATGTTGTCGACGAAGAACAGCACGTCCTTGCCCTTGCCGTGCTCGTCCTTCTCGTCGCGGAAGTATTCGGCCATGGTCAGGCCGGTCAGGGCGACGCGCAGGCGGTTGCCGGGCGGCTCATTCATCTGGCCGTACACCATCGCGACCTTCGACTGCGCCTTGTCGTCGAGCTTGACGACGCCGGCATCGATCATTTCGTGGTAGAAGTCGTTGCCTTCGCGCGTACGCTCGCCGACGCCGGCGAACACCGACAGGCCGGCGTGCTGGGTGGCGATGTTGTTGATCAGCTCGAGCATGTTGACGGTCTTGCCTACGCCGGCGCCGCCGAACAGGCCGACCTTGCCGCCCTTGGCGAACGGGCAGACCAGGTCGATGACCTTGATGCCGGTCTCCAGCAGCTCGTTGGCGGCGGCCTGCTCGTCATAGGCCGGTGCCTCGCGGTGGATGACCCACTGGTCCTTCTCGCCGATCGGGCCGGCCTCGTCGATAGGATTGCCGAGCACGTCCATGATGCGGCCGAGCGTCGCCTTGCCGACCGGCACCTTGATGCCTTCGCCGGTGTTGGTGACGACGAGGCCGCGCTTGAGGCCGTCGGTCGAACCGAGCGCGATCGTGCGCACGACGCCGTCGCCGAGCTGCTGCTGCACCTCAAGCGTGATCGCCATGCCCTCGATCTTGAGCGCGTCGTACACCTTCGGCACGGATTCGCGCGGGAACTCGACGTCTACGACGGCGCCGATGATTTGTACGACTTTGCCTTGGCTCATTGCGGGGAACTCCATGGAACTGTTTGGTTGTTTGGCTTTGGGATCCGAGATTCTGGATTCGCAAGAGCGCTCGCGGCGCATGCTGTTTCGAATCTCCAATCCCCAATCTCGAATCCCGGCTTCTCTATACCGCCGCCGCGCCGCCCACGATTTCCGAGATTTCCTGCGTGATCGCCGCCTGACGCGCCTTGTTGTAGATCAGCGTCAGCGAGCCGATCGCCTTGGTCGCGTTGTCCGACGCGCCCTTCATGGCGACCATGCGCGCGGCGTGCTCGCTGGCGAGGTTCTCGAGCGTCGCTTGGTACACCAGCGACTCGACGTAGCGCGTCAGCACGTGGTCGAGCACGGTCTCGGCGTCGGGTTCGTAGATGTAGTCCCAAGCATGCGTGGCGGCGAGCTCGGTCGACGGCGGCAGCGGCAGCAACTGGTCGATCGTCGCGCGCTGGGTCATCGTGTTGACGAAGTCGTTGTACACCAGTGAGACGCGATCGAGGCGCCCTTCCGTGTAGGCGTCGAGCATGACCTTGATGACACCAACCAGCTCGGTCACTTCCGGGC carries:
- a CDS encoding XrtA/PEP-CTERM system exopolysaccharide export protein, with translation MKAPWLPLIGGLFLLLTGCASGPRPGDAPAVNLQAQAVEAYRIGVDDSIRVAVWQNPDLNVTVPVRPDGKISVPLVGDVEAGGKTPEEVAAEIRTRLETYVRNPQVTVIVDQLRSHEYLSRVRVTGAVRTPISVPYRQGMTVLDAVLAAGGTNEFAASDRTELYRKSGASTKAFAVRLDRILHKGDLGTNYEVQPGDVITVPERSF
- a CDS encoding NAD-dependent epimerase; the protein is MRILVTGAAGFIGSALSARLLARGDEVLGYDNLNDYYDPTLKEARLARLTPHAGFRCVRASLEDRDAMNAAFADFRPQRVVNLAAQAGVRYSLQNPQAYIDSNLVGFTNILEACRHGGVEHLVYASSSSVYGANRKLPFSVRDAVDHPVSLYAATKKANELMAHTYSHLFGLPTTGLRFFTVYGPWGRPDMALFLFTRKILAGEPIEVFNHGRHTRDFTYIDDIVEGVIRTLDRVPAPDPAFDALEPNPGSSSAPYRVYNIGNHQPIELARYIEVIEECLGRKAEKILLPMQPGDVPDTCADVEELARDTGYAPSTSVETGVANFVTWYRHYYGA
- a CDS encoding nucleotide sugar dehydrogenase; this encodes MPSAALPRPEHTKVCVIGLGYVGLPLAVGFGRVLPTLGFDINTARIAELTAHRDHTLEVSPEELRDAPMLTFSADPAALDDCNVFIVTVPTPIDDAKRPDLRPLESASRTVGRAIRPGGVAIFESTVYPGATEEVCVPIIERESGLRCNEDFFVGYSPERINPGDKQHRLETILKVTSGSTPEAAEFVDALYRRVITAGTHKASSIRVAEAAKVIENTQRDLNIALVNELALIFHRLGIDTGEVLAAAGTKWNFLPFRPGLVGGHCIGVDPYYLTHKAQQIGYHPEVILSGRRINDGMGSHVAQRVVKLMTQRRIHAAGANILVLGLAFKENCPDLRNTRVTDVVDEFRSYHANVDVHDPWVNAAEAEHEYGLALVPALENGKYDAIVLAVAHRQFVEMGVARIRALGKPGCVLFDVKNVLPREAVDDRL
- the glmU gene encoding bifunctional UDP-N-acetylglucosamine diphosphorylase/glucosamine-1-phosphate N-acetyltransferase GlmU, with the translated sequence MSAVPLHVIILAAGEGKRMKSARPKVLMPLAGRPMLGHVLATARGLQPAAIHIVYGHGGDQVRATFADPDLSWVLQSEQRGTGHAVRLAMAAIPEDARVLVLYGDVPLIGAETLANLLAIRSPLSALVTQLETPYGYGRVIRDGIGRVRAIVEEKDCTAEQRAITWVNSGILAADARRLRVWINNLSDDNAQHEYYLTDIYAQANDEGEPAEASLCMNAQEVFGANDPWQLAALERLYQRLQATALAAAGVRFADPVRFDLRGKVTTGRDVEIDVDVILEGEVMLGDEVSIGPFCRIAHSRLAAGTVVRGHCDLEGVTTHGPCVIGPFARLRPGSELAAGTRIGNFVETKNATFASGAKANHLSYVGDAEVGAGANIGAGTITCNYDGVNKFRTVIGENAFIGSNTSLVAPVSIGSGATIGAGSVVTRNAPDGELTIARVRQATVPGWRRPGK
- a CDS encoding F0F1 ATP synthase subunit epsilon, with translation MSTIRCDIVSAEAEIFHGDAQMVVATGEMGELGIAPRHAPLITRLKPGQVRVILGNGEEQFFYVSGGILEVQPQVVTVLADTVVRAADLDEAQARKAKDDAERALANRSEALEVAEAQARLAEATAQLQALERLRRNLKH
- the atpD gene encoding F0F1 ATP synthase subunit beta, which encodes MSQGKVVQIIGAVVDVEFPRESVPKVYDALKIEGMAITLEVQQQLGDGVVRTIALGSTDGLKRGLVVTNTGEGIKVPVGKATLGRIMDVLGNPIDEAGPIGEKDQWVIHREAPAYDEQAAANELLETGIKVIDLVCPFAKGGKVGLFGGAGVGKTVNMLELINNIATQHAGLSVFAGVGERTREGNDFYHEMIDAGVVKLDDKAQSKVAMVYGQMNEPPGNRLRVALTGLTMAEYFRDEKDEHGKGKDVLFFVDNIYRYTLAGTEVSALLGRMPSAVGYQPTLAEEMGVLQERITSTKTGSITSIQAVYVPADDYTDPSPATTFAHLDSTVALSRDIASLGIYPAVDPLASTSRQLDPLVIGTEHYETARRVQGMLQRYKELKDIIAILGMDELSEDDKLTVSRARKIERFFSQPFTVAQVFTGAPGKYVSLKETIRGFKMICDGECDHLPEQAFYMVGGIDEAFKKAEDMGVKKAA
- the atpG gene encoding F0F1 ATP synthase subunit gamma; this encodes MAGGREIKTKIKSVQNTRKVTRALEMVSASKIRKAQDLMKASRPYARLMRQVIGHIARANSEYQHPFMVERDEIKRIGFIVVSTDRGLCGGLNSNLFRRLLAEIREWQAKGVEVELVCVGQKAVTFFRRLKLNMVGSVTHLGERPEVTELVGVIKVMLDAYTEGRLDRVSLVYNDFVNTMTQRATIDQLLPLPPSTELAATHAWDYIYEPDAETVLDHVLTRYVESLVYQATLENLASEHAARMVAMKGASDNATKAIGSLTLIYNKARQAAITQEISEIVGGAAAV